A stretch of DNA from Maridesulfovibrio sp.:
CTTCAGTCTGGTCGGCAGAATCTGTACGGCAAGGTGTCCGCTTTCTCCCATGATCAGAGCTGAACCAAGAAATACAACCCAGACAAAAAGAAATCTTGCCAGTTCTTCAGACCACTCAAAGGTGTGTCCGAAAAAGTATCTGGTCACGACCTGAAAAAAGATCAGAGCCAGCATGACGGTCATTGAGGTTACTGAAATCCAGTAAAGGACTGCACGCAGTTTTTCGAATAGCTTGTCCATCAGGAATCCTCCCTGAGAATCCGGAGCCGGGAAGCTGCCCGGCTCCGATTGAAACGACTATTTTTTAAGAGCGTTAATTCTGTCGATGTTTTCCTGGCCGACGACATCGGCGAATTTGTCGTAAACAGGTTTTGTTGCCTGCGCGAACTGATCACGGTCAACTTCGGTAATTTTGATTTTTCCGGTGCCTTCAATGAGCGTCCAGTATTCTTCATCTTTTTCAGTGGAGAACTTGCGCTGCCAGTCAATTGCTTCCCTGGCTGCTTCCATGATGATTTTCTGCTGGGCAGGATTGAGTCTGGACCAGCTGATCATGGACATTACCAGCGGTTCCGGGGCATAGGAGTGAGCTGTTTTGGATGCGTATTTCTGGACTTCGAAGAAGCGTTTGGTCCAGATGTGGGCGCTGGGGTTTTCCTGTCCGTCAACGGTGCCCTGCTGCATTGCGGAATAGAGTTCGCCGAAAGCCATGGGAGTGGGGGAGGCGCCGAGGGATTTCATCATTTCAATGTAGATCTTGTTGGTCATGACCCTGATCTTGAGGCCATCCATGTCGGCAGGGGTCTTTACTTCGCGAACGTTGTTGGTCAGGTGGCGGATACCGTTTTCCATGTATCCGAGAAGTTTGATGCCTTTGGGTTCAAGGGCTTTGCCCAGGTCCATGCCTACGGTATCAAGAGATTTGTAGGCATGCTCACGGTCCTGAAAG
This window harbors:
- a CDS encoding DctP family TRAP transporter solute-binding subunit; this encodes MRRLFAVFCALALIATMSIPAFAGKVVLKLGHIAEPVHPYGQGAEKFAELVKEKSGGEIIVKVFPSSQLGGQKDLIEGLIFGTVDMALVGTAVLGQFQPQISIFDMPFLFQDREHAYKSLDTVGMDLGKALEPKGIKLLGYMENGIRHLTNNVREVKTPADMDGLKIRVMTNKIYIEMMKSLGASPTPMAFGELYSAMQQGTVDGQENPSAHIWTKRFFEVQKYASKTAHSYAPEPLVMSMISWSRLNPAQQKIIMEAAREAIDWQRKFSTEKDEEYWTLIEGTGKIKITEVDRDQFAQATKPVYDKFADVVGQENIDRINALKK